The sequence below is a genomic window from Microcebus murinus isolate Inina chromosome 4, M.murinus_Inina_mat1.0, whole genome shotgun sequence.
GAAAGGTGGATGGTACTAGGATCACTCAATATCCATGAGAACCCCTCTGATTGTATCCCACACAATCCTCATAATATCGGACCCAAACTCAGTCTTGCAAAGGCTTTCCCTTGCACCCTTATCCCCAGTTTTTTCCAGTCCCCTGGGGGCTCAGAAGCCTATGTTTCCAGTCCACTCCCTAGTTAATTTTACCCTGCCCGAACCCCAGCCTTGTCATGCCACTCACTTAGCTGTTTGGGGCAGTGGTTCCAGGGACTCCTGATTGGTtgactggggctggggcaggacaaAGGCAGACGCTTGTTGGCATGGCATAATGGGATAATTGGAGGACCTGAGCTGCACCTAGTTGCTGGCCAGCCTGGCTTCCAGGAACCAGCCATTAGCACCAGATCCTTCCCCTGCCTCTGATTGGAGAAAGTAGTGCAGCACACACCCCTTGGCCAGCCCTGGAggctttggtttttttccccctgggcCTCTAGTTCCTGTGTTGGGAGGCCCTGATGTCCTATTAGACTAGAAGCCCCTGGAACTTCTGGCTAGCTCTTCTGGCCCCATCTCCTTTTTGTAATGTCCACCTGCCCTCCTGAGGAGAGATTTAGGAAGTTGGGAAAACCAAGGCAGGGAGGATTCTAGTCTTGGGGTGAATTGGCATTAACTTGGCTTACAAGTGCCTGGCATTGTTGCTAATTGTGTCCTGAGTCATTAAATGTTAGAGGCAGAAGGGCCCTGTCCATTCCTTTCCTTTatggaaggggaaactgagggcaaGTGACTTGGCCAGGGTTGCACAGCaggtcagtggcagagctggatggTGCCAAAACCCAGATCTCCTGGCGTCTTCTCCAGAGCCTTTATAGCCTCACTGTGCTAGGAGGAGGTGGGGTAGTGCCCTTTATTTTATGCATTCGTAGCTCCCAAAAGTTGAAGACCAGGGTCTGAGGCTTTTTGCTTTTCCCTTCAGTGGAATCAGAAAGTCTGGTGAATGGGAACCACACCCCACAGCCTGCAACCCGGGGACCCTCAGCCTGTGCCAGCCACAGTTCCCTGGTGAGCTCTATTGAGAAGGACCTGCAGGAGATCATGGACTCTTTGGTGCTAGAGGAGCCTGGAGCTGCTAGCAAGAAGCCTGCTGCAACCTCTCCGCTGTCGCCGATGGCTAATGGTGGGCGCTACCTGCTGTCCCCACCAATCAGCCCTGGTGCCATGTCTGTGGGCTCCAGCTATGAGAACACCTCTCCAGCCTTCTCTCCACTCTCCTCACCAGCCAGCAGTGGAAGCTGTGCCAGTCACTCACCCAGCGGGCAGGAGCCAGGACCTTCTGTGCCCCCGCTTGTGCCTGCCCGTTCATCCAGCTACCATCTGGCCCTGCAACCCCCACAGTCCCACCCGAGCAGTACCCGCTCCTCTGAGAGCCCTCGGCTGGGCAGGAAAGGGGGTCATGAGAGGCCTCCAAGCCCTGGCCTCCGAGGTCTGCTGACAGACAGCCCTGCAGCTACTGTCTTGGCAGAGGCCCGCAGAGCCACTGAGAGTCCCCGGCTGGGTGGGCAGCTGCCCGTGGTGGCTATCAGCTTGAGTGAATACCCAGCTTCCAGTGCTCGCAGCCAACCCACCTGCATTCCTGGCAGTCCTAAGTTCCAGCCTCCAGTCCCTGCTCCCCGCAATAAGATTGGGACACTCCAGGACCGCCCTCCCAGCCCTTTCCGTGAGCCTCCAGGCACTGAGCGGGTGCTGACAACCAGTCCTTCACGTCAGCTGGTGGGCCGAACATTTTCAGATGGGTTAGCCACCCGCACCTTGCAGCCTCCTGAGAGTCCCCGCATGGGTCGCCGGGGCCTGGATAGTATGCGAGAACTCCCTCCCTTGAGCCCATCTCTGTCCCGACGAGCTCTCTCCCCTCTGCCTACCCGGACCGCCCCAGATCCCAAGCTAACCAGGGAAGTGGCAGAGAGTCCTCGGCCTCGGCGCTGGGCAGCCCATGGGGCTTCACCAGAGGACTTCTCCCTGACGCTGGGGGCGCGGGGCCGTAGGACACGGAGCCCCTCGCCCACACTGGGGGAGTCCCTGGCCCCCCGTAAGGGCAGCTTCAGTGGCAGGCTGAGCCCAGCCTACAGTCTGGGCTCTCTCACGGGGGCTTCGCCACGCCAGAGCCCCTGTGCCCAGAGAAAGCTCTCCAGTGGGGACTTGCGGGTGCCCATCACGCGGGAGCGGAAAAATAGCATCACAGAGATCAGTGACAATGAGGACGACCTCCTGGAGTATCACCGGCGGCAGCGCCAAGAGCGACTCCGGGAGCAGGAGATGGAGAGGCTGGTGAGCGAATGGCAGGGAGGCTGCCACCATCCATGGCAGGGTCTCTGCCAGGCTCAGGCAGGCCAGCTGGCAGAGCAGGAGAGGCCCTTGGACAGGGCCTGGGCTTCTCAAGCTTTCCTGCCTCCAGGATACACCTTAGTGACCAGTATCTCATGGTTCTGGTGCCCTGATGGAAAACTTCCTTTGAAATCTCaggctttattttaaattcatgctAATTTTGCATTTGTTCTGCAACATAGCacttgttttaatatataaattaagtttCATGTTATTTACCTGAGCACAGCAAAGCTCTAGGAAAACATACCACATTTATGGTGAGACCTTGCAGCTCTCAGTTTGAGAAGCAGGTCGTGATGTTGGGAAGGTCAGAGGGGAATgggtttgcccaaggtcacactgcaagTTCTGGCAAAGCTGGAATTGGAACCCAGATCTCTTATCTTTTTGACTCTGAGACTTGTCCTTTAGAAAGGCCCCTGGTCCTTCTCTTTTTGCTTCTCTTTGGCCTCTACAAATGGGTGGGAGCTGCTCCCCCTGTCCCAGAAAGGATCATCTGGGAGTGTGGGtggcagggaagagggagagaacagGGTGGGCAGCCCCTGGCCTGACCCCAGGCTGGCCTGTGTGACTGTgattgtgtgtgtctgtgtgcatgtgtgtgggtgcatgcaggggctgggtgtggctctgggcagCTGTCCTGGAGATGGCATCTgagctgggtgggggctgggattCCCCAGATAGTGCAGGGAGCTTAAGggactctggctgctgtgtacACACACGAGCCCACATACAGGAGAATGGATTCTGCCCTCTCCCTTGTGAACAGAAGAACAGGGTTCTTGGTAGGGGAGGGCCCAGGAACCCTGGGATTGGCTTGAGGAGGAGAACCAGAGCTGAGGTTTGTCTGGAACCCTTTCAGAAGAAGTTGGGAGAGTTTTGGGTGAGGGTGTGGGACAATGTGTTAGGTGGGGAGAGATGAGGCAGGATCCCCAGTCTTTTCCTTCGCTGTATCCTTTCTTTACCGTTTTTGCCTCGGCCTTGAAGAGAAAGTTTGGCCTCCTGGGGTCTCATCCTGGAGAGGGGGCAGTGAGCCTGGCACAGGCCGAGTGGTGGGCCCAGCCTCCCCAGCTCCTCCATCAgcctccccaccctgtccccacgTGCAACATACATCTCTCCACCAGCCCTGACCTGCCCCACCTGCCACTTTAAGTCTGGGAGGCTgccgccctgcccctcccacctcaaCCAGGCCGCTTATCTGGGtcctggggcaggggcggggcactGGCCCAGCCTCCTGGGTACAGAGGCTCtgttcctggttttttttttttttttgccatggaACTGGGCAAGCAGCAGGAGGGAAGCCAGGTAAGTGGAGGCATTATGGATAAACCCTAGGTGGCGAGAGACACCTAAGGAGGAAGGGGGGACACTAGAGAGCTTTGGGAGCCCATGGCCTGGGCGCCAGGGTTGGGTGTTATGAATGGGAGAGGGGGACAAAGACTGGTAATGTGATTGTACCATCCCTCCTAGGCCCCTGAGAGGTGACTGTGTCAGGGTCGGGGTGTGTGCGGGGAGGGGGCTGATTAAGTGGCAGGGCCATGGAGCACTCACACCTGGGCCTGGCCATTCAAGGACTGGCAGCAGCCCACCCTGGGGCCAAGGGCTGCTTGGGGGTGACTTGGAGCTGAGCTGGGGACAAGGAGGACCATGTCCCAGGTCTGCCTCTACTCTCCGTATGTCTGTGGCTGGGTGTCAGGGCCCTGTGGGCCCACGGGTCTATTTTCCAGCCTGTCTGTGTAGGTGCCCACCTGTCTGTATGCTAGACTGTGTTTATCTGTGTGAGTGTGCAGCAGTGTGCATTTGTGCATGTCAGGGCTGGTGCTTTTGTGCCTGCCTGTTAATGTAGGGCCAGTATACATGTTGTATCCTTGTGCCTATGTGTCAGTGTGTCCTTATGTCTGTAGATCTGTGTGTATCCATGTCAGCATTAGCATGTGAGTTTATCTGTGTCTCATTGTGGTCTTTAGTCTGCCCACAAGTGTGTGTTTCCATGTGTGTTTGGTATGTTCCTGTGTGTCCATGAGGAAGCCCCATCCTGTGATAGattgagaagggaaaggaaagaaggaaacaggaagaCGGGAGGGGCCAGCCACGTGGGCAGGTGGCACAGCCTGGTTCCTCCTGCCCACTTCTGAGGTACTCTGCTTCCCTATGCCTCCCCCAGATCTTGAGGTTGGGGGTCTCCTGACTTGAAGCGGAGCCCAAAGCACCTAGTGTCCTTGCTGTCCCTCCTGAACAGGACACTGAGCCTGGCTCTAGCCTCACCAGGGCCTAGCCTCCTCTCCAGCATGCCCTGCCCTGTCTGCCCTGCCTAGGAACGCCAGCGCCTGGAGACCATCCTGAACCTGTGTGCCGAGTATAGCCGGGCTGACGGGGGACCTGAGGCTGGGGAGCTGCCCAGCATTGGGGAGGCCGCTGCAGCCTTGGCACTGGCAGGCCGGAGGCCCTCACGAGGCCTTGCAGGGGCCACTGGGGCCTCTGGGCAGAGCAGCGAGGAGCCTGGAGGAGCCACCCAACGCCTATGGGAGAGTGTGGAGCGCTCAGATGAAGAAAATCTCAAGGAGGAGTGCAGCAGCACTGAGAGCACCCAGCAGGAGGTGGGATGGAGGGGGTGACCAGGGCAAGGGGGCCGGTGTCAGACCTGCTGGGAGCAGAGGAGGCTATTGTAAATGCCAAGGCCAGTGAGGAGGAAGCAATTGAGGGATTTGTGAGTGCCAGTGAGGAAGAAGTAATTGAGGGATCAAGTTTAGGAAGATATTGAAGATCAGAGGTGTAAAAGTGAGGAGGCATGGAAGGGAAAGGAGGTGTCAGTGAGTTTCCCAAGCTATAAATATGCTTTATgacctgcctttccttggagccCCACCCAGGTCTGGCACTCAGGGGAAAATATTCCCTTTAGCCTAGCCCTTACTGTTTGTTCCCCTTGCAGGGAGGGGAATTAGCCTCCTGTCCTAGTCCAGCTACCCCTTTCAAGTACCCTGAGGAGTAGGTGATCCATTCTTGTAGTCTGATCCTAGAAGGCTCTGGGCTTCCAAGGCTAATGGCTTCCCTCCCTCCAGCATGAAGATGCACCTAGCTCCAAGCTCCAGGGAGAGGTGCTAGCCCTGGAGGAGGAGCGGGCTCAGGTGCTGGGGCGTGTGGAGCAGCTCAAGGTCCGTGTGAAGGAGCtagagcagcagctgcaggagtCGGCCCGAGAGGTGAGCTGTGAGGGCCATGAGGGTGTGGGGTGGACACCTAGGCTGTGTGAAGGCCCCAGGGAGGGGCCTGAGTCTAGCTGCCTTGATGGGGACCCCGGTATCTGCCCTCAGGCTGAAATGGAGCGGGCACTGCtgcagggggagagggaggcagagcgAGCACTGCTGCAGAAGGAGCAGAAGGCAGTGGACCAGCTGCAGGAGAAGCTGGTGGCCTTGGAGATGGGCATCCAGAAGGAGAGGGACAAGGTAACCCACACCTGGCCCAGCCCAGTGCTGGGTATCAGTGGCCTGGGAGAGAAGAAGAACTGTCTTCTCTGGGGCCCTGTACCCCTCAAGTCTTCATGCATCTTGCAGACCACATGGTCTCTGTGGCCCTTCAAGACAGGGTCCTTGTCCTCTGAGGAAGGTACCAGCTTGGAGGGCACTGCCAGGGACTGGGCTGGTGTCTAGGGTCTCCTCTGTCTGGGTCTCTGTGCTACCTATGGGTGCCTGGGTTACTGCCATTCCGGGCCCTTCATGGCTCTCCTAGGAAGTGCCAAAGGCCCATCTTGGGCAGTGAGCAAGCCCGAGGGGCTGATGCCGGGGAGCGATTCAGGTTTGGGCCCCCCATCTGGAGAACATGTCCCTCCATGCATGCCTCAGGTGCTTAGGTTGTGGTCTTTGGGAGATGGCCCTCGGGCCTCTGCCTGCCCTGAGCCTTCAGGATCTGCAGCCTCTTATCCCAGATGGTcccagctcctgcccctgcccctttcAGATTTCGTGCCAGCCTGCAGGGGCCACTCCATCCCACAGGGGTCGTGCCAGCCACGCCCAAGATGCCCAACAACGTGCCAAAAGCTCTGAAGTGGAGAGGGGCCATCTCTTACTGGATTTGACAGAATTtttccaagaatttatttttccttctggatTTTTTGAGAGTATCTTCCTCCTGTCCTCGACtttgaggattttaaaaattctttgacccatttttttcccttttttggagCTTTGGCTCTGGCCCCTAAAACCACACTCCCAAATTCTGTGCCAAATTAACTCCATGCTTGCCAACCAGGCCTGCACTAACGCCCCCTCTAATTAATGTCCTGGGCTCTCTGCATGCCCCTAACTGTCAGTGCCACCCAGGCAGGGCTGAGCCGTGCCCGCTTTTGCACTAACTCTATGGGTGCCTCTGTGCCCCTGGCCTCTCCCCTCTAATGCTGCCTCCTTCTTTTCTTGGTGTGGGACCCCAAGGTTTTGATCAGAAGGGACTTGGCAGGAGGGCAGAACTCAACTTTACTCAATGGGGCATTGGCAGGAGGGATATAAGGGTGGGAAAAATGCTTGGCTGTGGCGCTGCTCAGCCTGAAGAGCCCCTCCCATTGGAAATGCCTGGGCTGCTGCCTTAGGCTGCTGCCCAAGGAGAGTATGAGATGACCCAAGGAAGCCTCTGGGCAGCTTCCTGCACAGCAGGGGGAAGCTGTCTTCCACCCATCCCAATGCCTGTCCTCTGGAGCCAAGGGGTAAGGAGGCTCAGTTGTGGGCATGGCCTTGGAGGACTTGCACAGGGCCTCTTTGCCAACACAACACCCTTCCCACCTTTTCCCTGGAACTTCCCAAATTCAATATCCCAATTAGAGGGTGGGAATGGGTGGCCCCCACTCCTTCCATCCCTGAGCCACCCAGAACACAGGGTGCTTTAAAGGCTGACTCCAAGGATGAGGAAGTACCTGGACCGCAGGAACTGGCATGATCAGGTCCTCCTCTCTGGGGATGGGTAGGGGTGTGGGGTAGAAGggtggggttgtgtgtgtgtggggtccTTCAGCATAGGGGCTTACTCCCAGGGGTGAAGCTCAGCACTTTAGAAGAAACATGCCTAACCTCAATTCCCATTGACCTGGGACTGCCCGGAGACCCAGACTTCACCTTCTCTTTGAAGAGAAGAGACAAGTTATTTGAGGTGGTAGTGATGGCAGTGGTGGGGAAGATTCACTGggcttcccttcccagcccccagcccatgGCCCAGCTCTGGCTTTGGAATCAGTAATTACAGTTTCTCCTCTGCCTGTCCTTGGGAGGGGTGACTCACCAACTCCTTCCCTCGTCCCCCTTCCCGCCCTCAGAGGTGTCATCTCGCCCCAGACAGAACCATCCACCTCCTCTCTGTACCCACTCCTAGGGCTCCTATTACCACGGCAACGGGCTGAACTAATTGCAACCCTCATCCCTACTGAAGTTCAGCCTGCAGTGCCCGCaccccccctcacccccacccccacaccgggcagaggggagggaggcccaggggggtgggctggggttCCCTTGGCTGCATCGCTGTGGCTCTAACATCCCTGGCTCCTGATTCACACCAGCCACTGGATTTAACCCTCACCATCACTGCCCTTTTCCCCAGGGTTAAATTTTGGTCTCTGAGCGGTGGTAAAAGGAGAGGAATGGGAGCTCAAGGCTCTGATTTTGTGATGCGGAACCAGCTTTGGCCTTGACTGGTTTGGAGAGAAAACAGGGCCTTGTCTTAGGACCTAGTTCAAGGGACTGCGAGAGACCAAAAtctctgccctgccccgccccgacACCTCTGCCTGTGTTACCCGGTGCCCTGCACCTGAGTCCTGTCTTAGCTCTCAGCTCCTGGCCTGGCCTTCTCCCTCCTCACCTCTTTCCCTCCTCACTTTCCCTTTCGACTctgttctttctcctctcctgggcgtcctcctctgtgcttcctcgtctttcttcctcttgtccCCACCCCGTTCCCGACCCCCTTGTCTCTCACCCGCCCTGGCCGCCGCGCCCCCTGCCGCCGCCGCGGGCCGGAGTTGAGGAGTGTGTGTTCTCTCTCCCCTgtgcccgccccctcccccgccctgccGCCTACCAGGAGAGGGCGGAGCTGGCCGCGGGACGGAGGCACCTGGAGGCCCGCCAGGCGCTCTACGCCGAGCTCCAGACGCAGCTCGATAACTGCCCCGAGTCAGTGCGGGAACAGTTACAGGAGCAGCTGAGAAGGGTCAGTTCcaccagcccccccacccccggcccccgcGGGCCTCCCGCccagaaagaagagaggagagcgGTGGGACGGGACCACCTGGCCCCTGCAGTACCTGCCGGACACCAGGGTCGGTGCTGTGGCttggaggggacagggaaggttGGGGGGAACAGGCGCTCCAGGCTGTGATGCCCGTGAACGGGGCAAGGCCAAACAGAGCAGAGGAAGTTGGGTGGGGGCAGGTTTCTTCCCCAGTTTCCTCGGGCCCAGCCCCCCACAGCTCATGCCCCTGTGGCCTGGCCTTCCAGGCCCACAGTGGCATTGCTAGCACCACCCAACCCCCTTTGTCACTGTTGTTGAAGGAGGCAGAGGCCCTGGAGACAGAGACAAAGCTGTTTGAGGACCTGGAGTTCCAGCAGCTGGAGCGCGAGAGCCGCGTGGAGGAGGAGCGGGAGCTGGCCGGCCAGGGGCTGCTCCGGAGCAAGGCTGAGCTGCTCCGCAGCATCGCCAAGAGGAAGGTGTGCCCCACCCCCGTCCCCTGCCGCGTGGCACACCGAGCCACCCAGGCAGTTGGAGACcaaagacctgggtttgaatcacaGTCGATGACCTCACAAAAGCTAACTTCACCTGTTTGtgcctcagttacctcatctgtaaTGAGGAATAatgagaattattaatataatgggctgttgtgagaattaaacaagatCTAGACAGAATAGGATATGACTGTAGTATAAGCACTTAGGGaaagatagctattattattaagcCCTGTCTCCCCTCAGTCTTCTGGTGGAAAGtgaattcagttttcttttctttctttctttcttttttcttttctttctttttttttttttttgagacagggtctcactgtgtgtccctggctagagtgcagt
It includes:
- the PHLDB1 gene encoding pleckstrin homology-like domain family B member 1 isoform X13; this encodes MLCLGQSTFLRFNHPAEAKWMKSMIPAGARAPGPPYGPGLVESESLVNGNHTPQPATRGPSACASHSSLVSSIEKDLQEIMDSLVLEEPGAASKKPAATSPLSPMANGGRYLLSPPISPGAMSVGSSYENTSPAFSPLSSPASSGSCASHSPSGQEPGPSVPPLVPARSSSYHLALQPPQSHPSSTRSSESPRLGRKGGHERPPSPGLRGLLTDSPAATVLAEARRATESPRLGGQLPVVAISLSEYPASSARSQPTCIPGSPKFQPPVPAPRNKIGTLQDRPPSPFREPPGTERVLTTSPSRQLVGRTFSDGLATRTLQPPESPRMGRRGLDSMRELPPLSPSLSRRALSPLPTRTAPDPKLTREVAESPRPRRWAAHGASPEDFSLTLGARGRRTRSPSPTLGESLAPRKGSFSGRLSPAYSLGSLTGASPRQSPCAQRKLSSGDLRVPITRERKNSITEISDNEDDLLEYHRRQRQERLREQEMERLERQRLETILNLCAEYSRADGGPEAGELPSIGEAAAALALAGRRPSRGLAGATGASGQSSEEPGGATQRLWESVERSDEENLKEECSSTESTQQEHEDAPSSKLQGEVLALEEERAQVLGRVEQLKVRVKELEQQLQESAREAEMERALLQGEREAERALLQKEQKAVDQLQEKLVALEMGIQKERDKERAELAAGRRHLEARQALYAELQTQLDNCPESVREQLQEQLRREAEALETETKLFEDLEFQQLERESRVEEERELAGQGLLRSKAELLRSIAKRKERLAVLDSQAGQIRAQAVQESERLARDKNASLQLLQKEKEKLAMLERRYHSLTGGRPFPKTPSTLKEGELLISESSGMELGTKTLGLFPGSSQAGASSVPLTPPASTPLCPKAQEMEKLLLPAVDLEQWYQELMAGLGTGPAAASPRSSPPPLPAKASRQLQVYRSKMDGEATSPLPRTRSGPLPSSSGSSSSSSQLSVATLGRSPSPKSALLSQNGTGSLPRNLAATLQDIETKRQLALQQKVESLPAEPLPTDDPAGQQVIEEQRRRLAELKQKAAAEAQCQWDALHGSAPFPAGPSGFPPLMHHSILHHLPAGRERGEEGEHAYDTLSLESSDSMETSISTGGNSACSPDNMSSASGLDVGKIEEMEKMLKEAHAEKSRLMESREREMELRRQALEEERRRREQVERRLQSESARRQQLVEKEVKMREKQFSQARPLTRYLPIRKEDFDLKTHIESSGHGVDTCLHVVLSSKVCRGYLVKMGGKIKSWKKRWFVFDRLKRTLSYYVDKHETKLKGVIYFQAIEEVYYDHLRSAAKKRFFRFTVVTESPNPALTFCVKTHDRLYYMVAPSAEAMRIWMDVIVTGAEGYTQFMN
- the PHLDB1 gene encoding pleckstrin homology-like domain family B member 1 isoform X9, producing the protein MDTLNRNQVGPGCKTQAMVQKGPLDLIETGKGLKVQTDKPHLVSLGSGRLSTAITLLPLEEGRTMIGSAARDISLQGPGLAPEHCYIENLRGTLTLYPCGNACTIDGLPVRQPTRLTQGCMLCLGQSTFLRFNHPAEAKWMKSMIPAGARAPGPPYGPGLVESESLVNGNHTPQPATRGPSACASHSSLVSSIEKDLQEIMDSLVLEEPGAASKKPAATSPLSPMANGGRYLLSPPISPGAMSVGSSYENTSPAFSPLSSPASSGSCASHSPSGQEPGPSVPPLVPARSSSYHLALQPPQSHPSSTRSSESPRLGRKGGHERPPSPGLRGLLTDSPAATVLAEARRATESPRLGGQLPVVAISLSEYPASSARSQPTCIPGSPKFQPPVPAPRNKIGTLQDRPPSPFREPPGTERVLTTSPSRQLVGRTFSDGLATRTLQPPESPRMGRRGLDSMRELPPLSPSLSRRALSPLPTRTAPDPKLTREVAESPRPRRWAAHGASPEDFSLTLGARGRRTRSPSPTLGESLAPRKGSFSGRLSPAYSLGSLTGASPRQSPCAQRKLSSGDLRVPITRERKNSITEISDNEDDLLEYHRRQRQERLREQEMERLERQRLETILNLCAEYSRADGGPEAGELPSIGEAAAALALAGRRPSRGLAGATGASGQSSEEPGGATQRLWESVERSDEENLKEECSSTESTQQEHEDAPSSKLQGEVLALEEERAQVLGRVEQLKVRVKELEQQLQESAREAEMERALLQGEREAERALLQKEQKAVDQLQEKLVALEMGIQKERDKERAELAAGRRHLEARQALYAELQTQLDNCPESVREQLQEQLRREAEALETETKLFEDLEFQQLERESRVEEERELAGQGLLRSKAELLRSIAKRKERLAVLDSQAGQIRAQAVQESERLARDKNASLQLLQKEKEKLAMLERRYHSLTGGRPFPKTPSTLKEVYRSKMDGEATSPLPRTRSGPLPSSSGSSSSSSQLSVATLGRSPSPKSALLSQNGTGSLPRNLAATLQDIETKRQLALQQKVESLPAEPLPTDDPAGQQVIEEQRRRLAELKQKAAAEAQCQWDALHGSAPFPAGPSGFPPLMHHSILHHLPAGRERGEEGEHAYDTLSLESSDSMETSISTGGNSACSPDNMSSASGLDVGKIEEMEKMLKEAHAEKSRLMESREREMELRRQALEEERRRREQVERRLQSESARRQQLVEKEVKMREKQFSQARPLTRYLPIRKEDFDLKTHIESSGHGVDTCLHVVLSSKVCRGYLVKMGGKIKSWKKRWFVFDRLKRTLSYYVDKHETKLKGVIYFQAIEEVYYDHLRSAAKKRFFRFTVVTESPNPALTFCVKTHDRLYYMVAPSAEAMRIWMDVIVTGAEGYTQFMN
- the PHLDB1 gene encoding pleckstrin homology-like domain family B member 1 isoform X16; protein product: MDTLNRNQVGPGCKTQAMVQKGPLDLIETGKGLKVQTDKPHLVSLGSGRLSTAITLLPLEEGRTMIGSAARDISLQGPGLAPEHCYIENLRGTLTLYPCGNACTIDGLPVRQPTRLTQGCMLCLGQSTFLRFNHPAEAKWMKSMIPAGARAPGPPYGPGLVESESLVNGNHTPQPATRGPSACASHSSLVSSIEKDLQEIMDSLVLEEPGAASKKPAATSPLSPMANGGRYLLSPPISPGAMSVGSSYENTSPAFSPLSSPASSGSCASHSPSGQEPGPSVPPLVPARSSSYHLALQPPQSHPSSTRSSESPRLGRKGGHERPPSPGLRGLLTDSPAATVLAEARRATESPRLGGQLPVVAISLSEYPASSARSQPTCIPGSPKFQPPVPAPRNKIGTLQDRPPSPFREPPGTERVLTTSPSRQLVGRTFSDGLATRTLQPPESPRMGRRGLDSMRELPPLSPSLSRRALSPLPTRTAPDPKLTREVAESPRPRRWAAHGASPEDFSLTLGARGRRTRSPSPTLGESLAPRKGSFSGRLSPAYSLGSLTGASPRQSPCAQRKLSSGDLRVPITRERKNSITEISDNEDDLLEYHRRQRQERLREQEMERLERQRLETILNLCAEYSRADGGPEAGELPSIGEAAAALALAGRRPSRGLAGATGASGQSSEEPGGATQRLWESVERSDEENLKEECSSTESTQQEHEDAPSSKLQGEVLALEEERAQVLGRVEQLKVRVKELEQQLQESAREAEMERALLQGEREAERALLQKEQKAVDQLQEKLVALEMGIQKERDKEAEALETETKLFEDLEFQQLERESRVEEERELAGQGLLRSKAELLRSIAKRKERLAVLDSQAGQIRAQAVQESERLARDKNASLQLLQKEKEKLAMLERRYHSLTGGRPFPKTPSTLKEVYRSKMDGEATSPLPRTRSGPLPSSSGSSSSSSQLSVATLGRSPSPKSALLSQNGTGSLPRNLAATLQDIETKRQLALQQKGQQVIEEQRRRLAELKQKAAAEAQCQWDALHGSAPFPAGPSGFPPLMHHSILHHLPAGRERGEEGEHAYDTLSLESSDSMETSISTGGNSACSPDNMSSASGLDVGKIEEMEKMLKEAHAEKSRLMESREREMELRRQALEEERRRREQVERRLQSESARRQQLVEKEVKMREKQFSQARPLTRYLPIRKEDFDLKTHIESSGHGVDTCLHVVLSSKVCRGYLVKMGGKIKSWKKRWFVFDRLKRTLSYYVDKHETKLKGVIYFQAIEEVYYDHLRSAAKSPNPALTFCVKTHDRLYYMVAPSAEAMRIWMDVIVTGAEGYTQFMN
- the PHLDB1 gene encoding pleckstrin homology-like domain family B member 1 isoform X8 → MDTLNRNQVGPGCKTQAMVQKGPLDLIETGKGLKVQTDKPHLVSLGSGRLSTAITLLPLEEGRTMIGSAARDISLQGPGLAPEHCYIENLRGTLTLYPCGNACTIDGLPVRQPTRLTQGCMLCLGQSTFLRFNHPAEAKWMKSMIPAGARAPGPPYGPGLVESESLVNGNHTPQPATRGPSACASHSSLVSSIEKDLQEIMDSLVLEEPGAASKKPAATSPLSPMANGGRYLLSPPISPGAMSVGSSYENTSPAFSPLSSPASSGSCASHSPSGQEPGPSVPPLVPARSSSYHLALQPPQSHPSSTRSSESPRLGRKGGHERPPSPGLRGLLTDSPAATVLAEARRATESPRLGGQLPVVAISLSEYPASSARSQPTCIPGSPKFQPPVPAPRNKIGTLQDRPPSPFREPPGTERVLTTSPSRQLVGRTFSDGLATRTLQPPESPRMGRRGLDSMRELPPLSPSLSRRALSPLPTRTAPDPKLTREVAESPRPRRWAAHGASPEDFSLTLGARGRRTRSPSPTLGESLAPRKGSFSGRLSPAYSLGSLTGASPRQSPCAQRKLSSGDLRVPITRERKNSITEISDNEDDLLEYHRRQRQERLREQEMERLERQRLETILNLCAEYSRADGGPEAGELPSIGEAAAALALAGRRPSRGLAGATGASGQSSEEPGGATQRLWESVERSDEENLKEECSSTESTQQEHEDAPSSKLQGEVLALEEERAQVLGRVEQLKVRVKELEQQLQESAREAEMERALLQGEREAERALLQKEQKAVDQLQEKLVALEMGIQKERDKERAELAAGRRHLEARQALYAELQTQLDNCPESVREQLQEQLRREAEALETETKLFEDLEFQQLERESRVEEERELAGQGLLRSKAELLRSIAKRKERLAVLDSQAGQIRAQAVQESERLARDKNASLQLLQKEKEKLAMLERRYHSLTGGRPFPKTPSTLKEMEKLLLPAVDLEQWYQELMAGLGTGPAAASPRSSPPPLPAKASRQLQVYRSKMDGEATSPLPRTRSGPLPSSSGSSSSSSQLSVATLGRSPSPKSALLSQNGTGSLPRNLAATLQDIETKRQLALQQKGQQVIEEQRRRLAELKQKAAAEAQCQWDALHGSAPFPAGPSGFPPLMHHSILHHLPAGRERGEEGEHAYDTLSLESSDSMETSISTGGNSACSPDNMSSASGLDVGKIEEMEKMLKEAHAEKSRLMESREREMELRRQALEEERRRREQVERRLQSESARRQQLVEKEVKMREKQFSQARPLTRYLPIRKEDFDLKTHIESSGHGVDTCLHVVLSSKVCRGYLVKMGGKIKSWKKRWFVFDRLKRTLSYYVDKHETKLKGVIYFQAIEEVYYDHLRSAAKSPNPALTFCVKTHDRLYYMVAPSAEAMRIWMDVIVTGAEGYTQFMN